The stretch of DNA TGTGCGAATTTGCGGAGCGGCATGATGCGTCTGATTTTCATATTGCGCTCTGCCCTTCGCACGCGGCATTAAGCGAAGTGGGAAAAATACTTTCCAGCAGCAATATCGCCTTGGGAGCGCAGGACGCCGCGCACGTGGACCGCGCGTCATTGACCGGCGCGACTTCGCCCCTGCACTTGGCGGAGCTAGGCGTTCAAGAAGTGATTATCGGCCATTCGGAGCGCCGTGCCTTTTTTGGCGAGACCGACGAATTGGTTCACCATAAGGCGAAGGCGGCGATCGCCCATGGGTTAACCGCAATCATATGCGTGGGAGAGCGCAAGGAAGAGCGCGAAGGGGGAGAAGCGGAAGCGGTCGTGCGCCGCCAGGTGCGCGCCGCGGTTGACGCGGGGACGCCGTGGGAAAAATTATGTA from Patescibacteria group bacterium encodes:
- the tpiA gene encoding triose-phosphate isomerase is translated as MTKKYLVANWKMKLTIAESMALARAVCEFAERHDASDFHIALCPSHAALSEVGKILSSSNIALGAQDAAHVDRASLTGATSPLHLAELGVQEVIIGHSERRAFFGETDELVHHKAKAAIAHGLTAIICVGERKEEREGGEAEAVVRRQVRAAVDAGTPWEKLCIAYEPVWAIGTGTPVSREDAVAQTNAIRDELGKALGNKDASARIPVLYGGSVDGDNVRLFTQAPLDGTLVGMASQSKEGMYALLLALQTPPQE